A stretch of the Vigna radiata var. radiata cultivar VC1973A chromosome 7, Vradiata_ver6, whole genome shotgun sequence genome encodes the following:
- the LOC106769235 gene encoding exocyst complex component EXO70B1, which translates to MATTTSLGGGAGGDDRVLATAQQIVKSLRAAKEDREDMLLIFSTFDNRLSGISDLINGDDSKSSEEEELDRFEAAEKVILADASLSDEPSRQSTSLFNPPNNPAEYFSAVDEIIHWMEQFSIAPPSSAVGRTGPAIVDRAENAIQLAMSRLEDEMRHVLICNTIPLDAVSRYGSIRRVSLSFGSHDGAIDDTLESFGEVGSSRFHERGASLGDDLFVDLVRPEAVQDLRQIIDRMVRSGYERECLQVYSSVRRDALDECLVILGVERLSIEEVQRVEWRSLDEKMKNWVQAVKVVVGVLLSGEKRLCDGLFGDLDDLKEICFNETAKGCIMQLLNFGEAISICKRSPEKLFRILDMYEALRDAMPDLQAMVSDEFVIGEANGVLSGLGEAAKGTFAEFENCIRNETSKKPVITGDVHPLPRYVMNYLKLLVDYGDPMDSLLEISEEDLHRFKNDLGGDGSQLEAMSPLGQRILLLMSELEYNLEEKSRLYEDSAMQQVFLMNNLYYLVRKVKDSDLGKVLGDNWIRKRRGQIRQYATGYLRASWSRALSCLKDEGIGGSSNNASKMALKERFKSFNACFEEIYRVQTAWKVPDDQLREELRISISEKVIPAYRSFVGRFRSQLEGRHAGKYIKYTPEDLETYLLDLFEGSPAVLHHIRRKST; encoded by the coding sequence ATGGCCACCACCACCAGTCTTGGCGGCGGCGCTGGCGGAGATGACCGCGTCCTAGCCACGGCTCAGCAGATCGTGAAGAGCCTCAGAGCCGCCAAAGAGGATCGCGAAGACATGCTTCTGATCTTCTCCACCTTCGATAACCGACTATCCGGCATCTCCGACCTAATAAACGGTGACGATTCTAAATCCTCTGAAGAGGAAGAACTCGACCGCTTCGAAGCCGCGGAGAAAGTGATTCTCGCCGACGCATCCCTCTCCGACGAGCCTTCGCGCCAATCCACTTCTCTCTTCAACCCTCCTAACAATCCCGCGGAGTACTTTTCCGCGGTTGATGAGATCATCCACTGGATGGAGCAGTTTTCGATCGCGCCACCGTCCTCCGCCGTGGGGCGCACAGGGCCCGCCATCGTGGACCGGGCGGAGAACGCGATTCAGCTCGCGATGTCTCGACTGGAGGACGAGATGCGGCACGTGCTGATTTGCAACACGATCCCGCTCGACGCCGTGAGCCGCTACGGTTCGATCAGGAGGGTTTCGCTCTCGTTCGGCTCGCACGACGGCGCCATCGACGATACCCTAGAGAGCTTCGGTGAGGTCGGCTCGAGTCGCTTCCATGAGAGAGGCGCGAGTCTCGGCGACGATTTGTTCGTCGATTTGGTGCGTCCCGAAGCGGTTCAGGATCTCAGGCAAATTATCGATCGCATGGTTAGGTCTGGTTATGAGAGAGAGTGTCTTCAGGTTTATAGCAGTGTCCGTCGCGACGCTCTGGATGAATGTTTAGTCATTCTGGGTGTTGAGCGGTTGAGTATTGAAGAGGTTCAGAGGGTTGAGTGGAGAAGTTTGGATGAGAAGATGAAGAATTGGGTTCAGGCTGTGAAGGTTGTCGTTGGGGTTTTGTTGAGTGGTGAGAAGAGGCTGTGTGATGGTTTGTTTGGGGATTTGGATGACTTGAAGGAGATTTGTTTCAATGAGACTGCTAAGGGGTGTATTATGCAGTTACTGAATTTCGGCGAGGCTATTTCGATTTGTAAGCGCTCGCCGGAGAAGCTGTTTCGGATTTTGGACATGTATGAGGCTCTGAGGGATGCCATGCCTGATTTGCAGGCTATGGTTTCGGACGAGTTTGTGATTGGTGAGGCCAATGGAGTGCTGAGTGGACTTGGTGAGGCTGCCAAAGGGACTTTTGCTGAGTTTGAGAATTGTATTAGGAATGAAACTTCCAAAAAACCAGTCATAACTGGGGATGTTCACCCTTTGCCTCGTTATGTCATGAATTACCTCAAGTTGCTTGTGGATTATGGTGACCCTATGGATTCGCTTCTGGAGATTAGCGAGGAGGATCTCCATCGGTTTAAAAATGATCTTGGTGGTGATGGTTCGCAGTTGGAGGCCATGTCGCCCTTGGGGCAGCGGATTCTGTTGCTCATGTCTGAGCTTGAGTATAATCTTGAGGAGAAGTCCAGGCTTTATGAAGATAGTGCTATGCAGCAGGTGTTTTTGATGAACAACCTGTATTACCTAGTGCGGAAAGTGAAGGACTCGGATCTTGGGAAGGTCTTGGGGGATAATTGGATTCGGAAACGACGTGGTCAGATACGGCAGTATGCTACAGGGTATCTCAGAGCCTCTTGGAGCAGGGCCTTGTCTTGTTTGAAGGATGAAGGGATTGGAGGGAGCTCTAATAATGCGTCGAAGATGGCTTTGAAGGAGAGGTTCAAAAGCTTCAATGCCTGCTTTGAAGAAATTTATAGGGTCCAGACTGCTTGGAAGGTCCCGGACGATCAGCTTCGGGAGGAGCTGAGGATATCTATATCGGAGAAGGTGATTCCTGCATATCGCTCTTTTGTGGGTAGGTTTAGGAGTCAGTTAGAGGGAAGGCATGCGGGGAAATACATCAAGTATACACCAGAGGATCTAGAGACCTATCTATTAGATTTATTTGAAGGATCCCCTGCTGTATTGCATCACATAAGAAGGAAAAGTACATAG